From the Trichocoleus sp. genome, the window GCAACTAATACAAAAAACTGGGTTCGCGTTATCTTCCATATTGATAAAATTTTGTGAAATTTTCATTCGTATCAATGCCGGATTAGCAAGATAGAGTTTCTAGATTGGGCAAAACTTCAATTAAACTGCAATAATTGGTACATAGCTATGCTAAGATGAAAAGCGATTGCAAATTTAGAGCAATCTGTCCGGGCGATTAGCACAGTGGTAGCGCACTTCCTTCACACGGAAGGGGTCACTGGTTCGAATCCAGTATCGCCCATATAGAATCTGTCTATGAGCCTGCTGAAACTGCCTGATGCTTGCATACTACGTTCAGCAAGACGAGAAGACGCAAGAGCGATCCGTCGTCTGGTCATCGGTGCTCTGCTTGATCCCACTCAACTGCGCTGGCAACAGTTTTGGGTCATTGAGTGCGAAGGGAAAGTAATTGCTTGTGCACAACTGCGAACGTTTCCAGAAGCTCAAGAACTGGGCAGTTTGGTCGTAGCGAAAAATTGGCGGAATAAAGGCTTGGGGACGTTTCTAAGTCGGCACTTAATCCAACATG encodes:
- a CDS encoding GNAT family N-acetyltransferase, whose amino-acid sequence is MSLLKLPDACILRSARREDARAIRRLVIGALLDPTQLRWQQFWVIECEGKVIACAQLRTFPEAQELGSLVVAKNWRNKGLGTFLSRHLIQHANQPLYLECLGDRLANFYQQLGFVHASWQDLPRSLKRKFGTSKFVAGLLRLPLRILHYPAQGSGAM